The following proteins come from a genomic window of Leptospira bandrabouensis:
- the motB gene encoding flagellar motor protein MotB, translated as MASKKEKCPECIQKVPEFMATYGDMVTLLLCFFILLYTTGKTDAKEMQIILSAFKSTTGFFTGGQTLSKGSLEEMGMQIESLPSQVVGRNLSKSKKDAQEVFKPEVEAGKVRISENERGLVISLVGADYFYPGSAILTPAIRETLRKAAGLIKGLERFVRVEGHSDDDAVNPVSRPGREEREYINNWDLAGARAVNATVFMINSEEIEPSWFQAVSFGSYRPLVLENEGTPEAKAFNRRVDIIILTEKSTKRAPGESKYGLPDTRLPNTETNVEGEF; from the coding sequence ATGGCGTCTAAAAAAGAAAAATGTCCTGAGTGCATCCAAAAAGTTCCCGAGTTCATGGCAACTTACGGGGACATGGTGACACTTCTCCTTTGTTTCTTTATCCTTTTATATACAACGGGGAAAACAGATGCAAAGGAGATGCAGATTATTTTGTCTGCATTCAAATCCACAACAGGATTTTTCACTGGGGGGCAAACGCTATCCAAAGGTTCTTTGGAAGAGATGGGAATGCAAATTGAATCGTTACCATCTCAAGTGGTTGGTCGTAACCTTTCTAAATCCAAAAAAGATGCCCAAGAAGTATTTAAACCAGAAGTAGAAGCGGGAAAAGTTCGAATTTCGGAAAACGAAAGGGGACTTGTGATTTCTCTTGTAGGTGCTGATTATTTTTATCCTGGTTCGGCTATCCTAACACCTGCAATTCGAGAAACATTACGAAAAGCAGCAGGTCTCATCAAGGGACTTGAACGATTTGTCCGAGTGGAAGGACATAGTGATGACGATGCGGTCAATCCTGTGAGTCGACCGGGTCGAGAAGAACGTGAATATATCAATAACTGGGATTTGGCGGGAGCAAGAGCAGTGAATGCTACCGTTTTTATGATCAATTCAGAAGAAATTGAACCTAGTTGGTTCCAAGCGGTTAGTTTTGGATCCTATAGACCTCTTGTATTGGAAAATGAAGGAACACCGGAAGCAAAAGCTTTCAATCGTAGAGTGGATATCATCATTCTGACAGAGAAGTCTACCAAACGAGCACCAGGGGAAAGTAAATACGGACTACCTGACACTCGTTTACCGAACACTGAAACAAATGTAGAAGGAGAATTTTAA
- a CDS encoding cation:proton antiporter, with protein MHGEESLLQDIGLSIIFATVLSHIARVLKQPLILGYIIGGAILGKEMGFELVTNEASIELISEIGLILLLFIIGLEINLAELAKMGKAMFTLGILQFTLSVAFVYSVFPFFGLSIGSEKFDLLYIAVALSLSSTLIVVKLLQDKVEINTLSGKLTVGVLVFQDIWAILFMGVQPNLNNPEILKILTSVGIIVLLIAFSFSVSRYVLAKLYKACASSPELILLTSIMWCFLVCGIAGEAGLSKEMGALVAGMSIAAFPYGADVISKLIGIRDFFVTLFFVALGLKVPLPSLEVIGLSAAIIALMLFVRMITIAPVIIKLNKGVRNGFLTALNLAQISEFSLVILALGAGFEHITPKLQAVILTSTIIASILSTYIIMYNHNIAATFERLLARVGISDQTEESGNDDKAGHGGHGGHGGHGDGMVRDIIVLGYFRIARAFVEYLEDLSPSLIKRIIIADYNPAFKDELTNKGFQWAYADLAHPDSLSHIGLHDASMVICTISDSFLKGTNNNRLLSTLSKLAPNAKIILTSDEPGEAKKLVADGAQKVIIPGVITGEFLYDYISRGMRNNE; from the coding sequence ATGCACGGGGAAGAGTCTCTATTACAAGACATTGGTCTTAGTATTATTTTCGCAACAGTCTTAAGTCACATCGCAAGAGTACTCAAACAACCGTTAATTTTAGGTTATATTATCGGTGGGGCCATTCTCGGAAAAGAGATGGGGTTTGAACTTGTTACTAACGAAGCCAGTATTGAACTCATTTCCGAAATCGGACTCATCCTACTACTTTTCATCATCGGTTTAGAAATCAATTTAGCTGAACTTGCAAAAATGGGAAAGGCCATGTTTACCTTGGGAATCCTTCAGTTCACACTTTCCGTTGCCTTTGTTTACTCCGTGTTTCCTTTTTTTGGACTTTCCATTGGTTCTGAAAAGTTTGACCTTCTTTATATAGCAGTTGCCCTTTCACTTAGCTCTACCTTAATCGTTGTTAAATTATTACAAGACAAAGTCGAAATCAATACTCTCTCAGGAAAACTAACGGTCGGTGTTTTAGTTTTCCAGGACATCTGGGCGATTTTGTTTATGGGGGTCCAACCTAACTTAAACAATCCAGAAATTTTAAAAATTCTTACGTCTGTTGGAATTATCGTTTTACTCATAGCCTTTAGTTTTAGTGTAAGCCGTTATGTTTTAGCCAAGTTATACAAAGCTTGCGCCAGTAGCCCAGAACTCATTCTTTTAACTTCTATTATGTGGTGTTTTCTTGTTTGCGGGATTGCAGGAGAAGCAGGACTTTCTAAAGAAATGGGTGCCCTTGTGGCCGGTATGAGTATCGCCGCTTTCCCTTATGGTGCCGATGTGATCTCCAAACTGATTGGAATTCGCGACTTCTTTGTAACACTATTTTTTGTGGCTTTGGGCCTTAAAGTTCCCCTTCCTAGTTTGGAAGTCATTGGATTATCGGCTGCCATCATCGCACTTATGTTATTTGTAAGGATGATTACCATTGCTCCTGTTATCATCAAACTCAACAAAGGAGTACGAAATGGATTTTTAACTGCCCTCAATTTAGCTCAGATATCAGAATTCTCACTCGTCATTTTAGCGTTAGGTGCTGGATTCGAACACATCACTCCTAAACTACAAGCAGTGATTCTAACTTCAACCATCATTGCATCCATTTTATCCACATACATCATTATGTATAACCATAACATAGCAGCCACGTTTGAACGATTACTTGCTCGTGTGGGTATCTCTGACCAAACAGAAGAATCTGGGAATGACGACAAAGCAGGTCACGGTGGACATGGGGGACATGGGGGACATGGAGATGGAATGGTACGAGATATCATTGTGCTTGGTTATTTTCGAATTGCCCGAGCCTTTGTGGAATACTTAGAAGACTTATCCCCATCGCTCATCAAACGGATTATCATTGCTGACTACAATCCAGCCTTCAAAGATGAACTCACTAACAAAGGATTCCAATGGGCTTATGCAGACCTTGCCCATCCAGATTCTTTATCCCATATAGGACTCCATGATGCATCTATGGTCATCTGTACCATATCAGACTCTTTTTTAAAAGGAACCAATAACAATCGTTTGCTCTCCACACTCAGCAAACTCGCACCAAACGCAAAAATTATCCTTACCAGCGATGAACCTGGCGAAGCCAAAAAGTTAGTAGCGGACGGAGCCCAAAAAGTCATCATTCCTGGCGTGATCACAGGAGAATTTTTGTATGATTATATCTCTCGAGGGATGAGAAATAACGAATAA
- a CDS encoding LIC13255 family lipoprotein, translated as MKSFFSKIGILFVLCGLFFQCIQNRDDLFYSGQEGNQKIFETYALKNSGCGTNKLPGALLLGRVKIDDLKLCFKAIELIDCVTWNTEGYVPGSCKNIGTSFK; from the coding sequence ATGAAATCATTTTTTTCTAAGATTGGGATCTTATTTGTTCTCTGTGGCCTATTTTTCCAATGTATCCAAAATCGGGATGATTTGTTTTATTCCGGACAAGAAGGAAACCAAAAGATATTTGAAACCTATGCATTAAAAAACTCTGGTTGCGGAACTAACAAATTACCGGGAGCACTACTGCTCGGTAGAGTAAAAATTGATGATTTAAAACTTTGTTTTAAGGCTATTGAACTTATCGATTGTGTTACATGGAATACGGAAGGGTATGTTCCTGGTTCCTGCAAAAATATTGGAACGAGTTTTAAATAG
- a CDS encoding glycosyltransferase, whose translation MKVAIIHDWLTGMRGGELVLDSLLKAFPEADLFTLFYSKGKLNERIENRKITTAFTNNLPFKEKYYRYYLPVFPTAIESLDLKGYDVVISSSHCVAKGVIPHPDTFHLSYIHSPMRYVWDMYYDYFPGRSGLKFFLLQSIANYLRTWDAASANRVDYFTCNSHFVGRRIQKYYRRDYKIVYPPCLPQDFRVHDNSKDDYYLMVSAFAPYKKIDLAIEAFRENGKPLILVGGGQEEGKLIKNLPKNILWKKGLPRNEVVELYKKARGFIFPGMEDFGITPVEAQAYATPVIAFGKGGALESVKEDRTGVFFKEQTVKSLNDAIQRAEKIQFKRGDFQNSINRFTEEKFVSEIRKVVDRHK comes from the coding sequence ATGAAAGTTGCAATTATACATGATTGGCTCACCGGTATGCGCGGTGGAGAACTTGTTCTCGATAGTTTATTAAAAGCATTTCCAGAAGCGGATTTATTTACTCTTTTTTATTCCAAAGGAAAACTCAACGAAAGGATTGAAAATAGAAAGATCACAACCGCTTTCACAAACAATCTTCCTTTTAAAGAAAAGTATTATCGTTATTATTTACCTGTTTTCCCTACAGCAATTGAATCATTAGATTTAAAAGGATATGATGTGGTGATTAGTTCTTCGCATTGTGTGGCAAAAGGAGTGATTCCTCATCCCGATACCTTCCATTTAAGTTATATCCATAGCCCTATGCGTTATGTTTGGGATATGTATTATGATTATTTTCCGGGTCGCAGTGGATTAAAATTTTTTCTTTTACAATCCATAGCTAACTACCTTCGTACATGGGATGCAGCCTCTGCCAACCGTGTGGATTATTTTACATGTAACTCACATTTTGTGGGAAGACGGATTCAAAAGTATTATAGACGCGATTATAAAATTGTATATCCGCCCTGTTTGCCCCAAGATTTCCGAGTCCATGACAACTCTAAAGATGATTATTATCTGATGGTTTCAGCCTTTGCACCTTATAAAAAAATTGACCTTGCCATTGAAGCCTTCCGCGAAAATGGAAAACCACTCATCCTTGTGGGTGGGGGGCAAGAAGAAGGAAAACTCATCAAAAATTTACCAAAAAACATCCTTTGGAAAAAAGGCCTACCTCGCAACGAGGTGGTGGAACTTTACAAAAAGGCACGCGGGTTTATTTTTCCAGGAATGGAAGACTTTGGGATCACTCCTGTTGAGGCACAGGCCTACGCCACTCCTGTCATCGCTTTCGGGAAGGGGGGAGCACTCGAGTCGGTCAAAGAGGACAGGACCGGGGTATTTTTTAAGGAACAGACCGTAAAATCCTTAAATGACGCCATCCAAAGGGCAGAAAAGATCCAATTCAAACGCGGAGATTTCCAAAATTCCATCAATCGATTTACGGAAGAAAAATTCGTAAGCGAAATTCGAAAGGTAGTCGATAGACATAAATAG
- a CDS encoding flagellar FlbD family protein translates to MVILHRLKGAEFVLNADLIETIEANPDTIITLVNEKKFIVQEPVAEVVEKVIAYQTRIHNLPRVGERRPEET, encoded by the coding sequence TTGGTCATTTTACATCGACTCAAAGGTGCGGAATTTGTTCTCAATGCAGATTTGATTGAGACCATCGAAGCAAATCCAGATACGATCATCACTCTTGTGAATGAGAAAAAATTCATTGTACAAGAGCCTGTTGCGGAAGTTGTGGAAAAGGTAATCGCTTACCAAACAAGAATCCACAACCTCCCTCGAGTTGGTGAAAGAAGACCTGAGGAAACATAA
- a CDS encoding TolC family protein, translated as MISKLKKSLLAFLCPFGMFFSFVIEADPTRDPFESLHGPNIYSQDYINQQPGVLTLEELLKSVEKSYPLVLAAEKLLSEAEYNYLAAEGAFDLQFKSMGTTKPLGYYTNNTADAMFEKPTPLGGTSFFAGYRIGRGNFPVYDGKRETNDHGEIRAGAIFPLMRNREIDKNRADIKKADLDRRLAELSIQKLKIEVIKEATKRYWKWVSSGQEYLVNKDLLAIAKNRQTQIAERIKLGDIPKMEGTENDRAILQRESQFVSAEREMQKAAIDLSLFLRAPDGNLILPTTNRLPIGFPKPIDYKKVELEKSIKLAWKFRPELQDFEFKRDKVRVDQDMGFNALKPQVDLVVAGSQDFGPGSVTRAKPELEASLVLNLPIQTKRPRGMIGAAEAKIAQLDQELQFSKDKIKTEVQDAISEVIASAKRVSVTQNEVELARKLEEMERERFALGDSTLLFVNIREQTSAEAAVREIKALYDHHVAIAHFQAATASVLQISPFP; from the coding sequence ATGATCTCAAAACTTAAAAAATCTCTACTAGCATTCCTTTGTCCTTTTGGAATGTTTTTTTCCTTTGTCATAGAAGCAGATCCGACACGGGATCCCTTTGAATCTTTACACGGTCCCAATATTTATTCTCAGGATTATATCAACCAACAACCAGGAGTTCTCACGTTAGAAGAACTTTTAAAATCTGTCGAAAAATCTTATCCACTGGTTCTTGCTGCCGAAAAACTTTTATCAGAGGCCGAATACAACTACCTTGCTGCAGAAGGTGCCTTTGACTTACAGTTTAAGTCTATGGGAACCACAAAACCATTAGGTTATTATACAAACAATACAGCTGATGCCATGTTTGAAAAACCAACACCGCTCGGTGGAACTTCTTTTTTTGCAGGTTACCGCATTGGGCGTGGGAACTTTCCTGTGTATGACGGAAAAAGAGAAACCAACGATCATGGAGAAATTCGGGCGGGTGCCATCTTTCCCCTGATGCGCAATCGTGAGATTGATAAAAACAGGGCCGATATCAAAAAGGCTGACCTTGACCGAAGACTTGCAGAACTTTCTATCCAAAAATTAAAAATCGAAGTTATCAAAGAAGCAACAAAACGTTATTGGAAATGGGTGTCTAGTGGCCAAGAGTATTTAGTCAACAAAGACTTGTTAGCCATCGCCAAAAATAGACAAACCCAAATCGCCGAACGTATCAAGTTAGGTGACATTCCAAAAATGGAAGGAACCGAAAACGATCGTGCTATTTTACAAAGAGAATCCCAATTTGTTTCTGCAGAACGAGAGATGCAAAAAGCTGCGATTGATTTATCTTTGTTCTTACGAGCACCTGATGGAAATTTAATCCTACCAACAACGAACCGATTGCCCATCGGATTTCCCAAGCCCATCGATTATAAAAAAGTGGAACTAGAAAAAAGTATCAAACTGGCTTGGAAGTTTAGACCCGAATTACAAGACTTTGAATTCAAACGAGATAAGGTTCGTGTGGACCAAGATATGGGTTTTAATGCTTTGAAACCACAAGTGGACCTAGTGGTTGCTGGTTCCCAAGACTTTGGTCCAGGTTCTGTCACAAGAGCCAAACCAGAATTGGAAGCCTCTCTAGTTCTCAACCTGCCCATCCAAACCAAACGTCCAAGAGGGATGATCGGAGCTGCCGAAGCAAAGATTGCGCAACTGGACCAAGAACTACAATTTTCCAAAGACAAAATCAAAACAGAAGTACAAGATGCGATTTCTGAGGTGATTGCTTCGGCAAAACGCGTAAGTGTTACTCAAAATGAAGTCGAACTTGCCAGAAAGTTAGAAGAGATGGAGAGGGAACGTTTTGCACTCGGAGACTCTACACTGTTATTTGTGAATATTCGCGAACAGACAAGTGCCGAAGCTGCGGTGCGAGAAATTAAGGCATTGTACGATCATCATGTAGCCATTGCCCATTTCCAAGCAGCCACAGCTTCTGTTTTGCAAATTTCACCTTTTCCGTAG
- a CDS encoding zinc-binding dehydrogenase, translating into MKAVTILKYDESEPQLELREKEVPTPKENEVRIKIHLSPINPSDLMFIRGLYGFKKKAPVSAGFEASGIVDAVGTAIKTLKVGMHVSCVAPQNDGSWAEYMITTEDNCLPLVDGVSLDEGSSFFVNPMTAWAMVSKCSKEGHPAMIQTAAASALGKMVVRLCKERGIPLINVVRKKEQEDSLLEIGAENILNSTSPNFQKDLFKISKKLNATYAIDAVAGETAQSLVECMPYGSKVVCYGALSEKPFSVNSGIILFQNKKIEGFWLSSWIYEIGLEEFQKQAKEAQKFLKTVFQTKINKRFKFEEYKEGLEFYKQHMTEGKVVFGP; encoded by the coding sequence ATGAAAGCAGTCACCATCCTTAAATACGACGAATCCGAACCTCAATTGGAACTCCGTGAAAAAGAAGTTCCTACACCGAAAGAGAACGAAGTTAGGATCAAAATCCATCTTTCTCCGATCAATCCTTCTGATCTGATGTTCATTCGTGGGCTCTATGGATTCAAAAAAAAAGCACCAGTCTCCGCAGGGTTTGAAGCGAGTGGAATCGTCGATGCGGTGGGAACTGCCATCAAAACATTGAAGGTGGGAATGCACGTATCTTGTGTGGCACCTCAAAACGATGGATCTTGGGCTGAATATATGATCACCACAGAAGACAACTGTTTGCCGTTAGTGGATGGTGTGAGTCTTGACGAAGGATCTAGTTTTTTTGTAAACCCAATGACTGCTTGGGCCATGGTATCAAAATGTTCCAAAGAAGGCCATCCCGCCATGATCCAAACTGCCGCTGCTAGCGCTCTGGGTAAAATGGTAGTTCGACTTTGTAAAGAACGTGGTATTCCTTTAATCAATGTTGTGCGAAAAAAAGAACAAGAGGACAGTCTACTCGAAATTGGTGCAGAAAACATTCTAAACTCCACCTCTCCCAACTTCCAAAAAGACTTATTCAAAATCTCTAAAAAACTGAATGCTACTTATGCCATTGATGCAGTGGCAGGAGAAACAGCGCAGTCCCTCGTAGAATGTATGCCTTATGGATCAAAAGTAGTTTGTTATGGAGCTCTTTCCGAAAAACCATTTTCTGTAAATTCAGGAATCATACTTTTCCAAAACAAAAAAATCGAAGGGTTTTGGTTGTCTTCTTGGATTTATGAAATTGGTTTAGAAGAATTTCAAAAACAAGCCAAAGAAGCACAAAAATTTTTAAAAACCGTTTTCCAGACTAAAATCAACAAACGATTTAAATTTGAAGAATACAAAGAAGGTTTGGAATTTTACAAACAACATATGACCGAAGGGAAGGTAGTATTTGGTCCGTAG
- the kdsB gene encoding 3-deoxy-manno-octulosonate cytidylyltransferase, whose protein sequence is MSDQILGVIPARYASTRLPGKPLALIGTKPMIQWTYHHASLSKSIHRLVVATDDKRIHEAVIAFGGESVLTSPDHPTGTDRIIEVAEKFPGYGIILNIQGDEPGMEPNLIDGVLDLKIKHRNWEMTTAAVPFASSEDPKDPNKVKVVFDRNGRANYFSRSPIPASFKAEATYHRHLGIYAYEREFLMNYNQLPASNWETVESLEQLRALQNGSTIGVYLSDKANLGVDSPADLEVVIRDFKAKGLI, encoded by the coding sequence ATGTCCGACCAAATCCTTGGTGTGATCCCTGCGCGCTACGCAAGCACAAGACTCCCCGGAAAACCACTGGCCCTCATTGGAACAAAACCAATGATCCAGTGGACTTACCACCACGCATCTCTTTCCAAATCTATCCACCGTTTGGTGGTCGCCACCGACGACAAACGAATCCATGAGGCCGTCATCGCCTTCGGTGGGGAATCAGTTCTCACAAGTCCTGACCATCCTACTGGCACGGATCGTATCATTGAAGTGGCAGAAAAATTTCCAGGCTACGGAATCATTCTAAATATCCAAGGCGACGAACCCGGGATGGAACCAAACCTCATTGATGGAGTTTTGGATTTAAAAATCAAACATAGAAATTGGGAAATGACCACAGCGGCCGTTCCTTTTGCTAGCTCAGAAGATCCAAAAGACCCTAACAAAGTGAAGGTGGTCTTTGACAGAAACGGACGTGCCAATTATTTTTCCCGTTCTCCGATCCCCGCTTCTTTTAAAGCTGAGGCAACTTACCATCGGCATTTAGGTATTTATGCCTATGAAAGAGAATTTTTAATGAATTATAATCAGTTGCCAGCATCCAATTGGGAAACGGTAGAATCTTTAGAACAACTTCGTGCTTTGCAAAATGGATCTACCATTGGAGTTTATCTTTCGGATAAGGCCAACTTGGGTGTGGATTCCCCTGCCGATTTGGAAGTAGTGATTCGGGATTTTAAAGCGAAAGGTTTGATTTAG
- a CDS encoding DUF1003 domain-containing protein, which yields MVNNICFVCKKPFREHQLISALGIGNEIVELINEKYPGWDDQSKICKNDFNIFRMKYITQLVEEEKGNIENLEREVIKSINENEILTIDTSLKTDSLTFGDRISDKVASFGGSWKFIIAFFSVLILWIFGNSFYLYLKPFDPYPFILLNLILSCVAAIQAPIIMMSQNRQEVKDRIRAENDYKVNLKSEIEIRTLHEKVDHLLLDQWSKMMKIQAIQIEILNEIRSKIK from the coding sequence ATGGTAAATAACATTTGTTTTGTTTGTAAGAAACCATTCCGCGAACATCAATTAATAAGTGCCCTGGGTATAGGTAACGAAATTGTAGAACTCATTAATGAAAAATATCCTGGTTGGGATGATCAAAGTAAAATTTGTAAAAATGATTTTAATATTTTTCGAATGAAGTATATTACTCAGTTAGTTGAAGAAGAAAAAGGAAACATTGAAAATTTAGAGAGAGAAGTTATCAAAAGTATCAATGAAAATGAAATTTTAACAATTGATACTTCCTTAAAAACAGATTCACTTACATTTGGTGATAGAATTTCGGACAAAGTTGCATCCTTTGGGGGTAGTTGGAAATTTATTATCGCTTTCTTTTCTGTATTAATTCTATGGATATTTGGAAATAGTTTTTATCTGTATCTCAAGCCATTTGATCCATATCCATTTATATTATTGAATTTAATCTTATCTTGCGTTGCCGCAATACAAGCACCTATCATTATGATGAGTCAAAATAGACAAGAGGTAAAGGATAGAATTCGCGCAGAGAATGATTACAAAGTGAATCTAAAATCTGAGATTGAAATTAGAACCTTACATGAAAAAGTGGATCATCTTTTACTCGACCAATGGTCAAAAATGATGAAGATCCAAGCGATTCAAATCGAGATTTTAAACGAAATTCGAAGCAAAATCAAATAA
- a CDS encoding MlaD family protein codes for MKSKKLSKESLTGIVFFSILVFAFFTTVVEPDRPAKKYPYRLSLFYSRIDGIKEGTEVRILGVQKGYVAHIDSRPLLDVPDRRFLDHNIDHAIELHIALEDPLTLWDNYEVDFQTITLFSERIININPGSSDGKRPFFKPTFREGEKTPDYLPSARYFDDFFKATSVTMEENRADLRQITLDFRSISDKLNHTEGTIPKLIGSTEMYDELLATVKDAETIGKEGRRYMESSRNLENTMPIPFLITASYYGRTTPITGRRIGPQE; via the coding sequence GTGAAATCAAAAAAGTTATCAAAGGAATCCCTGACGGGAATCGTTTTTTTTTCAATTTTGGTCTTTGCCTTTTTCACAACGGTCGTAGAGCCGGATCGTCCCGCCAAAAAATATCCCTATAGGTTATCCTTATTTTACTCACGTATTGATGGAATTAAAGAAGGGACAGAAGTTCGGATTTTGGGAGTTCAAAAAGGATATGTGGCCCATATCGATTCAAGGCCGCTACTTGATGTACCGGACCGCCGATTCCTTGACCATAACATAGATCATGCGATCGAACTCCATATTGCATTAGAAGATCCTTTAACTCTTTGGGATAATTATGAAGTGGATTTTCAAACGATTACGTTATTTTCAGAAAGGATTATCAATATCAATCCGGGAAGTTCGGATGGGAAACGCCCCTTTTTCAAACCCACATTTCGTGAAGGGGAAAAAACTCCCGACTATTTACCTTCTGCTCGCTATTTTGATGATTTTTTCAAAGCCACCTCTGTGACAATGGAAGAAAATCGGGCAGACCTCAGACAAATCACATTGGATTTTCGTTCTATCTCCGATAAATTAAATCATACAGAAGGAACCATTCCCAAATTAATTGGTAGTACAGAAATGTACGATGAACTACTTGCTACGGTAAAAGACGCAGAAACGATTGGAAAAGAAGGAAGGCGTTATATGGAAAGTTCTAGAAATTTAGAGAACACTATGCCGATTCCTTTTTTAATTACAGCATCGTATTACGGACGTACAACGCCAATTACGGGAAGAAGGATTGGACCACAAGAATAA
- a CDS encoding flagellar basal body-associated FliL family protein produces MGDREVDEEEGGLAEGSTASAGMSPIVKWLLYIAAAIFGIIIVTVISMFVAQKTATSVFKQQKNISLVKAPPPLEVYTFQEEFRVNTSDVGESHFVKLKMSLGFESGQPALSAELAARVAQMQNIINLVIARKTKDDLKSITNQLDLREEIKAHLNHILTNGKIKEVYFTEFLVN; encoded by the coding sequence ATGGGTGACCGTGAAGTAGATGAAGAAGAAGGTGGGTTAGCCGAAGGAAGTACCGCCTCTGCCGGGATGTCCCCCATTGTAAAATGGTTATTGTACATTGCTGCTGCCATTTTTGGGATTATCATTGTAACCGTAATATCGATGTTTGTTGCTCAAAAAACAGCAACAAGTGTGTTTAAACAACAAAAGAATATCTCTCTTGTGAAAGCTCCCCCTCCTTTGGAAGTTTACACATTTCAAGAAGAATTTAGAGTGAATACTTCGGATGTTGGTGAGTCACACTTTGTAAAGTTAAAGATGTCTCTTGGATTTGAATCTGGACAACCTGCTCTTTCTGCGGAACTTGCGGCACGTGTGGCGCAAATGCAAAACATCATTAACCTTGTCATAGCACGTAAAACAAAAGACGATTTAAAATCCATTACCAACCAATTGGATTTACGTGAGGAAATCAAAGCCCACTTAAATCATATTTTGACCAATGGAAAAATCAAAGAGGTTTACTTTACCGAGTTCTTGGTAAACTAG
- a CDS encoding motility protein A: MDIATVIGLALGVALMLLGVVSGGLALTDLIDIPSVMITFGGAAAATIISFPWTSTIGVGAVTKKAFQNPPSDLPGLITTLVSFSEKARREGLLALEDDINELPEEFLKKGIQLVVDGTDPELVRNIMETEIGNTATRHAYGRSWWDAYAGFAPGFGMLGTLVGLVGMLKNLGGGDASAIGQGMATALITTLYGSLAQNLFAAPVVRKLTRRSEDELVIKQVMVEGTLSIQSGDNPRIVKEKLASFLTPAERTALKDDGD, from the coding sequence ATGGATATAGCTACAGTCATTGGTTTGGCCCTTGGAGTGGCCTTGATGTTACTAGGGGTGGTTTCAGGGGGTCTTGCTTTAACAGACCTTATCGATATTCCTTCGGTGATGATTACATTTGGTGGGGCGGCAGCGGCCACGATCATTTCTTTTCCTTGGACCTCTACCATTGGAGTGGGAGCTGTTACTAAAAAAGCCTTCCAAAATCCTCCCTCAGACTTACCTGGACTCATTACGACACTCGTTAGTTTTTCTGAGAAAGCTCGTCGTGAAGGATTACTTGCTCTAGAAGATGATATCAACGAACTTCCTGAAGAATTTTTAAAGAAGGGAATCCAACTTGTAGTGGATGGAACCGATCCCGAACTGGTTCGAAATATTATGGAAACCGAAATTGGGAACACAGCCACAAGACATGCGTACGGCCGTTCTTGGTGGGATGCTTACGCTGGTTTTGCGCCCGGGTTCGGGATGCTTGGGACCCTTGTGGGTCTTGTGGGGATGTTAAAGAACTTAGGTGGTGGGGATGCGAGTGCCATTGGACAAGGTATGGCAACAGCTCTTATTACCACATTATACGGATCACTTGCACAGAACTTATTTGCGGCGCCGGTTGTTAGAAAACTCACACGTAGATCAGAAGATGAACTTGTGATCAAACAAGTCATGGTAGAAGGAACTTTATCGATTCAATCCGGGGACAACCCAAGGATTGTAAAAGAGAAACTTGCGAGTTTCTTAACTCCTGCTGAAAGAACGGCACTCAAAGACGACGGAGATTAA